A single region of the Triticum dicoccoides isolate Atlit2015 ecotype Zavitan chromosome 2B, WEW_v2.0, whole genome shotgun sequence genome encodes:
- the LOC119364294 gene encoding subtilisin-like protease SBT1.7, protein MNHQALPLLGVIGFLAACVAGTAEGDRRPYIVQMDVSAMPTPFTTHEGWYTSVLSSLSGRDEEAAPEHLYTYAHAMHGFSAVLTPRQLAEIQGMEGHVTAFPETYARLHTTRTPEFLGLTGGGAGAGGVWPASKYGEDVIVGIVDTGVWPESESFSDAGMTTKAVPARWKGACEAGKAFKASMCNGKLIGARSFSKALKQRGLAIAPDDYDSARDYYGHGSHTSSTAAGSAVKGASYFGYANGTATGIAPMARLAMYKAVFSGDTLESASSDVLAAMDRAIADGVDVMSLSLGFPETSYDTNVIAIGAFAAMQKGIFVTCSAGNDGSDGYTIMNGAPWITTVGASTIDREFTATVTLGSGSGGKRIHGKSVYPEHTAIADADLYYGHGNKSKQKCDYSSLSRKEVSGKYVFCTTGESLREQMDEVQGAGGRGLIAASNMKEFLQPTDYVMPLVLVTPSDGAAIQKFVTATKAPKVSIRFVGTELGVKPAPAVAYFSSRGPTQMSPAILKPDIVAPGVDILAAWVPNKEIMEIGKQKLYAKYMLVSGTSMASPHVAGVVALLRSAHPDWSPAVIRSAMMTTAYVKDNANNVIVSMPNRSPGTPLDYGSGHVSPNQATDPGLVYDATADDYVNFLCGLRYSSRQIAAVTGRRNASCATGANLDLNYPSFMVILNHTTSATRTFKRVLTNVAGSAAKHSVSVTAPAGMKVTVTPSALSFGGKGSKEGFSVTVQVSQVKRAGDDYSYIGNHGFLTWNEVGGKHAVRSPIVSAFAQ, encoded by the coding sequence ATGAACCATCAGGCTTTGCCTCTGCTTGGCGTAATAGGCTTCTTGGCGGCATGTGTGGCGGGGACTGCAGAGGGCGACCGGCGGCCGTACATCGTGCAAATGGACGTGTCGGCGATGCCGACGCCGTTCACGACGCACGAGGGCTGGTACACGTCGGTGCTGTCGTCGCTGTCTGGCAGggacgaggaggcggcgccggaGCACCTGTACACGTACGCGCACGCCATGCACGGCTTCAGCGCGGTGCTCACCCCGCGGCAGCTCGCGGAGATACAGGGGATGGAGGGGCACGTGACCGCCTTCCCGGAGACGTACGCGCGGCTCCACACCACGCGCACGCCCGAGTTCCTCGGGCtcaccggcggcggcgctggcgctgGCGGCGTCTGGCCGGCGTCCAAGTACGGGGAGGACGTGATCGTGGGGATCGTCGACACGGGCGTGTGGCCCGAGAGCGAGAGCTTCAGCGACGCGGGCATGACGACCAAGGCCGTGCCGGCTAGGTGGAAGGGCGCGTGCGAGGCCGGCAAGGCCTTCAAGGCCTCCATGTGCAACGGGAAGCTCATCGGGGCGCGCTCCTTCAGCAAGGCCCTCAAGCAGCGCGGCCTCGCCATCGCGCCGGACGACTACGACTCGGCCAGGGATTACTACGGCCACGGCTCCCACACCTCGTCCACTGCGGCCGGCAGCGCCGTCAAGGGCGCCAGCTacttcggctacgccaacggcacgGCCACCGGCATCGCGCCCATGGCCAGGCTCGCCATGTACAAGGCCGTCTTCTCGGGCGACACCCTGGAGTCCGCGTCCAGCGACGTGCTGGCCGCCATGGACCGAGCGATCGCCGACGGCGTCGACGTCATGTCGCTCTCGCTGGGCTTCCCTGAAACTTCCTACGACACCAATGTCATTGCCATCGGGGCCTTCGCCGCCATGCAGAAGGGAATCTTCGTTACGTGCTCGGCCGGGAACGACGGCTCAGACGGGTACACCATCATGAATGGCGCGCCCTGGATCACCACCGTCGGCGCGTCGACCATCGACAGGGAGTTCACGGCGACCGTCacgctcggcagcggcagcggcggcaagaGAATCCACGGCAAATCTGTGTACCCGGAGCACACAGCGATCGCCGACGCCGACCTCTACTACGGCCACGGCAACAAGAGCAAGCAGAAGTgcgactactccagcctgagccgcAAGGAGGTGAGCGGGAAGTACGTCTTCTGCACCACCGGTGAGAGCCTCAGGGAGCAGATGGACGAGGTGCAGGGCGCCGGCGGCCGCGGGCTGATCGCCGCCAGCAACATGAAGGAATTCCTGCAGCCGACTGACTACGTCATGCCGCTGGTGCTGGTCACCCCGTCGGACGGCGCCGCTATCCAGAAGTTTGTGACGGCCACCAAGGCGCCCAAGGTGAGCATTCGGTTCGTCGGCACGGAGCTCGGCGTCAAGCCGGCACCGGCCGTGGCGTACTTCTCCTCCCGCGGGCCGACCCAGATGAGCCCGGCGATCCTGAAGCCGGACATCGTCGCGCCAGGGGTGGACATCCTCGCGGCATGGGTGCCCAACAAGGAAATCATGGAGATCGGCAAGCAGAAGCTCTACGCCAAGTACATGCTCGTCTCCGGCACGTCCATGGCGTcgccgcacgtcgccggcgtggtcGCCCTGCTGCGGTCTGCGCACCCCGACTGGAGCCCGGCAGTCATCCGCTCGGCCATGATGACTACGGCCTACGTGAAGGACAACGCCAACAACGTCATTGTCAGCATGCCAAATCGATCACCGGGGACGCCTCTCGACTACGGCAGCGGCCACGTGAGCCCCAACCAGGCCACAGACCCCGGCCTTGTGTACGACGCGACGGCAGATGACTACGTCAACTTCCTCTGCGGCCTCCGCTATAGCAGCCGCCAGATAGCGGCCGTTACCGGCCGGCGAAACGCCAGTTGCGCCACCGGTGCCAACCTTGACCTGAACTACCCATCGTTCATGGTGATCCTCAACCACACGACTTCGGCCACCCGGACGTTCAAGAGGGTCCTGACCAACGTCGCCGGCTCGGCGGCAAAGCACAGCGTGTCGGTGACGGCTCCGGCAGGAATGAAGGTGACGGTGACGCCATCAGCACTGTCCTTTGGAGGCAAAGGCAGCAAGGAAGGGTTCAGTGTCACCGTGCAGGTCAGCCAGGTGAAGAGAGCAGGAGATGACTACAGCTACATTGGAAACCATGGGTTCTTGACCTGGAATGAGGTTGGAGGAAAGCATGCTGTCAGGAGTCCAATAGTCTCAGCATTTGCTCAGTGA
- the LOC119364295 gene encoding thioredoxin M3, chloroplastic-like — MSSDGPRAACCVRLVSFHLPRSPPRLPSSQIPQTMAAAASRHLCCATALLSPSAAAAPIRQRVGYGSGSSSNRRWAHGPDAASWIRRPTTRSRTARVSCAYSTGAEAITACSWNQNVICSDVPVLVEFWASWCGPCKMVHRIVDEIAGEYAGRIKCYKLDTDDYLQTANSYNIERVPTVLLFKDGEKIHSITGTLPKAVYVRAIENSFLEQ, encoded by the exons AtgagctcggacggaccgcgtgctGCCTGCTGCGTGCGTCTCGTAAGTTTCCACCTACCACGTTCTCCGCCACGACTCCCCAgctctcaaattcctcaaaccATGGCCGCCGCGGCCTCACGGCACCTCTGCTGCGCCACGGCGCTGCTgtctccctccgccgccgcggcgCCCATCCGCCAGAGGGTCGGCTACGGCTCCGGCTCCTCCTCCAACCGCCGGTGGGcccacgggccggacgccgcgtccTGGATCCGGCGCCCGACGACTCGCTCCAGGACAGCGAGGGTGAGCTGCGCCTACTCTACCGGTG CTGAAGCAATCACTGCATGTTCCTGGAACCAAAATGTCATCTGCAGTGATGTACCTGTGCTTGTGGAGTTTTGGGCCTCATGGTGTGGACCTTGTAAAATGGTCCATCGAATTGTCGACGAGATTGCAGGCGAGTACGCTGGAAGGATAAAATGCTATAAGCTTGACACTGATGATTACCTACAAACTGCAAACTCCTACAATATCGAGAGGGTTCCGACTGTTTTACTATTCAAGGATGGAGAGAAAATACATAGTATTACTGGAACTCTGCCAAAAGCCGTTTATGTGAGGGCCATTGAGAATTCTTTCTTGGAACAGTGA
- the LOC119364297 gene encoding uncharacterized protein At4g26450-like isoform X1: MDRGQQQQGVSLQPHRFDHPRMQYPQHGGGRSRVPPFARGGRGQKHFYRQPPPPPPSIQAGAPARHRYEVLMEAGRLAAEYLVAKGVLPAASLQRGGGAGWGQMPPAPPLPQAQEAPAFYDSRRNGRQRLDDDYGNPNPRSRRNHGGDYIGGDNGNYNGRGKRKFGAYNRNSEWGRDRERSRDYLDSRNYGDDDEEDRAPGYRRDRRASAGIDEVGSSVSGVAGERPTSKVEAVGESELEDTGSKVSSNSNVRKDVDAVQEVQNENEANKMEEDSKVSDLEVVEKGINSESIHNNASSGVVEEGEINHSPMPSDDKPDDGSIMDEKAEHDKSLDDKAEDEKGSSVENNLHGGCQNLLSNCNFARAPTRPRSIPAHRNGPSTHRDTALAKQVDLAPLMVIDGAANDSPLTNVQGDNKDDLVCLEHTDPSLACNQMVEHVRLQEEEAQTEIQDVQEQNSTAQHYTVQEIKECDGLNPTLASQAQHDCSKLQIREEVQIYNIDTPPQHEDLIDSADKGKTTDSVELLPHIKEEAVVTIKGEELGQSSSFKICDLNLIGSPELADIRNDPGFGQCSNVVCSIEAQNQQHFDFGTTVGNNASNTDRFAQIPLNDKVIQIIDIEDDPPIEPSVSDTLRPKSEMVYPSMDNMVGSSVNTNIFPGTQDGYNIAIPDFLGADMPCYPPLHADLHAEMGLNDPEVITVMDDPIYDSLGDIGFMEVWDQQPPDYKFF, translated from the exons ATGGATCGGGGGCAGCAGCAGCAGGGCGTCAGCCTGCAGCCGCACCGATTCGACCACCCCCGGATGCAGTACCCGCAGCACGGCGGCGGCCGCAGCCGCGTGCCGCCCTTCGCGCGCGGCGGCCGCGGCCAGAAGCACTTCTaccggcagccgccgccgccgccgccgtccattcaAGCGGGCGCGCCCGCGCGGCACAGGTACGAGGTGCTCATGGAggccggccgcctcgccgccgagTACCTGGTGGCCAAAGGCGTGCTCCCGGCGGCATCGCTGCAGCGGGGCGGTGGAGCTGGGTGGGGTCAGATGCCGCCCGCGCCTCCGTTGCCGCAGGCTCAGGAAGCCCCCGCGTTCTACGACTCCCGCCGGAATGGCCGACAGCGTCTTGATGATGACTACGGTAATCCCAACCCCCGGTCACGCCGGAACCATGGTGGTGATTACATTGGCGGTGACAATGGTAACTACAATGGGAGGGGGAAGAGGAAGTTTGGGGCTTACAACAGGAATTCAGAGTGGGGCCGGGACAGGGAGAGGAGTAGGGATTATTTAGATAGCCGGAattatggtgatgatgatgaggaagataggGCTCCTGGGTATAGGAGGGACCGGCGAGCAAGTGCTGGGATTGATGAGGTTGGGAGTAGTGTCTCGGGCGTGGCTGGGGAGAGACCGACATCAAAGGTGGAGGCTGTGGGGGAGTCGGAGTTGGAGGATACTGGCTCAAAGGTGAGCTCTAACAGTAATGTCAGGAAGGATGTTGATGCCGTGCAAGAGGTGCAAAATGAGAATGAAGCTAATAAGATGGAGGAGGATAGTAAGGTGTCTGATTTAGAGGTCGTTGAGAAAGGGATCAACAGTGAGAGTATTCATAATAATGCTTCTTCTGGTGTTGTTGAGGAGGGGGAGATAAATCATTCGCCAATGCCCTCAGATGACAAGCCTGATGATGGTAGTATTATGGATGAGAAGGCTGAACATGACAAGAGTTTAGATGACAAGGCTGAAGATGAGAAGGGATCAAGCGTTGAAAATAATTTGCATGGTGGTTGTCAGAATTTGCTGAGCAATTGTAATTTTGCAAGAGCCCCAACAAGACCACGATCAATACCTGCTCATAGGAATGGACCATCAACCCATAGAGATACTGCATTGGCCAAACAGGTAGATCTGGCTCCTCTGATGGTGATTGATGGAGCAGCAAATGACAGCCCCTTGACTAATGTCCAGGGAGACAATAAAGATGACCTTGTCTGCCTAGAACATACTGACCCAAGTCTTGCTTGCAATCAAATGGTGGAACACGTGagactccaagaagaagaagcacaaACTGAGATACAAGATGTGCAAGAACAGAACAGTACTGCACAACATTACACAGTTCAGGAAATTAAGGAGTGTGATGGACTGAATCCTACACTGGCTTCTCAGGCTCAGCACGATTGTTCAAAGCTTCAAATCAGGGAAGAAGTGCAAATTTACAATATCGATACACCACCACAACATGAAGACTTGATTGATTCAGCTGATAAAGGGAAAACAACAGATAGTGTGGAATTATTACCTCATATCAAAGAAGAAGCTGTTGTCACGATAAAAGGGGAAGAACTTGGACAATCTAGCTCATTTAAAATATGTGATCTCAACCTCATTGGTAGTCCAGAGCTTGCTGATATACGAAATGATCCTGGTTTCGGCCAGTGCTCCAATGTTGTATGTTCAATAGAGGCGCAAAATCAGCAGCATTTTGATTTTGGAACAACTGTGGGTAACAATGCTAGTAATACTGACAGATTTGCCCAAATTCCGTTAAACGATAAGGTTATTCAAATAATTGATATTGAAGATGACCCTCCAATTGAACCTAGTGTGTCTGATACTTTAAGACCAAA AAGTGAGATGGTATATCCAAGCATGGATAATATGGTGGGCTCTAGTGTGAACACAAACATTTTCCCTGGCACGCAAGATGGTTATAACATCGCAATTCCAGATTTCCTTGGTGCTGATATGCCATGCTACCCACCATTACATGCAGACCTTCATGCCGAGATGGGCCTAAATGATCCAGAG GTCATTACTGTCATGGATGATCCAATATATGATTCTCTAGGTGATATTG GTTTTATGGAGGTTTGGGACCAGCAGCCTCCGGACTACAAATTCTTCTGA
- the LOC119364297 gene encoding uncharacterized protein At4g26450-like isoform X2 gives MDRGQQQQGVSLQPHRFDHPRMQYPQHGGGRSRVPPFARGGRGQKHFYRQPPPPPPSIQAGAPARHRYEVLMEAGRLAAEYLVAKGVLPAASLQRGGGAGWGQMPPAPPLPQAQEAPAFYDSRRNGRQRLDDDYGNPNPRSRRNHGGDYIGGDNGNYNGRGKRKFGAYNRNSEWGRDRERSRDYLDSRNYGDDDEEDRAPGYRRDRRASAGIDEVGSSVSGVAGERPTSKVEAVGESELEDTGSKVSSNSNVRKDVDAVQEVQNENEANKMEEDSKVSDLEVVEKGINSESIHNNASSGVVEEGEINHSPMPSDDKPDDGSIMDEKAEHDKSLDDKAEDEKGSSVENNLHGGCQNLLSNCNFARAPTRPRSIPAHRNGPSTHRDTALAKQVDLAPLMVIDGAANDSPLTNVQGDNKDDLVCLEHTDPSLACNQMVEHVRLQEEEAQTEIQDVQEQNSTAQHYTVQEIKECDGLNPTLASQAQHDCSKLQIREEVQIYNIDTPPQHEDLIDSADKGKTTDSVELLPHIKEEAVVTIKGEELGQSSSFKICDLNLIGSPELADIRNDPGFGQCSNVVCSIEAQNQQHFDFGTTVGNNASNTDRFAQIPLNDKVIQIIDIEDDPPIEPSVSDTLRPKSEMVYPSMDNMVGSSVNTNIFPGTQDGYNIAIPDFLGADMPCYPPLHADLHAEMGLNDPEVITVMDDPIYDSLGDIGN, from the exons ATGGATCGGGGGCAGCAGCAGCAGGGCGTCAGCCTGCAGCCGCACCGATTCGACCACCCCCGGATGCAGTACCCGCAGCACGGCGGCGGCCGCAGCCGCGTGCCGCCCTTCGCGCGCGGCGGCCGCGGCCAGAAGCACTTCTaccggcagccgccgccgccgccgccgtccattcaAGCGGGCGCGCCCGCGCGGCACAGGTACGAGGTGCTCATGGAggccggccgcctcgccgccgagTACCTGGTGGCCAAAGGCGTGCTCCCGGCGGCATCGCTGCAGCGGGGCGGTGGAGCTGGGTGGGGTCAGATGCCGCCCGCGCCTCCGTTGCCGCAGGCTCAGGAAGCCCCCGCGTTCTACGACTCCCGCCGGAATGGCCGACAGCGTCTTGATGATGACTACGGTAATCCCAACCCCCGGTCACGCCGGAACCATGGTGGTGATTACATTGGCGGTGACAATGGTAACTACAATGGGAGGGGGAAGAGGAAGTTTGGGGCTTACAACAGGAATTCAGAGTGGGGCCGGGACAGGGAGAGGAGTAGGGATTATTTAGATAGCCGGAattatggtgatgatgatgaggaagataggGCTCCTGGGTATAGGAGGGACCGGCGAGCAAGTGCTGGGATTGATGAGGTTGGGAGTAGTGTCTCGGGCGTGGCTGGGGAGAGACCGACATCAAAGGTGGAGGCTGTGGGGGAGTCGGAGTTGGAGGATACTGGCTCAAAGGTGAGCTCTAACAGTAATGTCAGGAAGGATGTTGATGCCGTGCAAGAGGTGCAAAATGAGAATGAAGCTAATAAGATGGAGGAGGATAGTAAGGTGTCTGATTTAGAGGTCGTTGAGAAAGGGATCAACAGTGAGAGTATTCATAATAATGCTTCTTCTGGTGTTGTTGAGGAGGGGGAGATAAATCATTCGCCAATGCCCTCAGATGACAAGCCTGATGATGGTAGTATTATGGATGAGAAGGCTGAACATGACAAGAGTTTAGATGACAAGGCTGAAGATGAGAAGGGATCAAGCGTTGAAAATAATTTGCATGGTGGTTGTCAGAATTTGCTGAGCAATTGTAATTTTGCAAGAGCCCCAACAAGACCACGATCAATACCTGCTCATAGGAATGGACCATCAACCCATAGAGATACTGCATTGGCCAAACAGGTAGATCTGGCTCCTCTGATGGTGATTGATGGAGCAGCAAATGACAGCCCCTTGACTAATGTCCAGGGAGACAATAAAGATGACCTTGTCTGCCTAGAACATACTGACCCAAGTCTTGCTTGCAATCAAATGGTGGAACACGTGagactccaagaagaagaagcacaaACTGAGATACAAGATGTGCAAGAACAGAACAGTACTGCACAACATTACACAGTTCAGGAAATTAAGGAGTGTGATGGACTGAATCCTACACTGGCTTCTCAGGCTCAGCACGATTGTTCAAAGCTTCAAATCAGGGAAGAAGTGCAAATTTACAATATCGATACACCACCACAACATGAAGACTTGATTGATTCAGCTGATAAAGGGAAAACAACAGATAGTGTGGAATTATTACCTCATATCAAAGAAGAAGCTGTTGTCACGATAAAAGGGGAAGAACTTGGACAATCTAGCTCATTTAAAATATGTGATCTCAACCTCATTGGTAGTCCAGAGCTTGCTGATATACGAAATGATCCTGGTTTCGGCCAGTGCTCCAATGTTGTATGTTCAATAGAGGCGCAAAATCAGCAGCATTTTGATTTTGGAACAACTGTGGGTAACAATGCTAGTAATACTGACAGATTTGCCCAAATTCCGTTAAACGATAAGGTTATTCAAATAATTGATATTGAAGATGACCCTCCAATTGAACCTAGTGTGTCTGATACTTTAAGACCAAA AAGTGAGATGGTATATCCAAGCATGGATAATATGGTGGGCTCTAGTGTGAACACAAACATTTTCCCTGGCACGCAAGATGGTTATAACATCGCAATTCCAGATTTCCTTGGTGCTGATATGCCATGCTACCCACCATTACATGCAGACCTTCATGCCGAGATGGGCCTAAATGATCCAGAG GTCATTACTGTCATGGATGATCCAATATATGATTCTCTAGGTGATATTGGTAATTGA